The following proteins are co-located in the Telopea speciosissima isolate NSW1024214 ecotype Mountain lineage chromosome 9, Tspe_v1, whole genome shotgun sequence genome:
- the LOC122640062 gene encoding glucan endo-1,3-beta-glucosidase 1-like: MADSKRNPEISLLLLLLLATLLAITAAGVVAELKKQQNSDDEPFVGLNIGTDVSNILSPADLVSFLQLEKITHVRLYDADTDILRALARTKIRVIVGVPNNQLLAIGSSNTTAAAWINRNVVAFYPETLITGVTVGDEVLTTIPSSAPLLVPAIQSLYSALVASNLQNKIKISTTHAASIILDPFPPSQAFFNQSLTSVMLPLLQFLSTTGSPLMMNLYPYYVFMENKGVVPLDSTLFKPLTPSKEMVDPNTLLHYTNVLDAMIDGAYFSMKNLNITNVEVLVTETGWPSKGDSKEPYATIDNADTYNSNLIKHVFDRGGTPLHPEVTSSMYLYELFNEDLRAPPVSEANWGLFYGNGSAVYVLHVSGSGTFLANDTTNQTYCVVMDNVDAKTLQAALDWACGPGRANCSEIQPGEACYDPNNVKNHASYAFDSYYQNQGKASGSCDFKGVAMITTTDPSHGSCIFPGSKKVSNKTKAVSSGNTTDTSGAEMLRWSFIKRGESLSTSLLGLLVPLLFIIFFIYDGTTTTTIIMG, from the exons ATGGCGGATTCTAAGCGTAACCCAGAAATTTCACTCCTCCTACTACTACTTCTAGCTACTCTTTTGGCAATAACAG CAGCAGGAGTAGTGGCAGAGTTGAAGAAGCAACAAAACTCGGACGACGAGCCTTTTGTGGGGTTAAACATCGGTACCGACGTCTCTAATATCTTATCTCCGGCGGACCTCGTTTCGTTTCTTCAATTGGAGAAAATCACCCATGTCCGCCTCTACGACGCCGACACCGATATCCTTCGAGCCCTCGCTCGCACCAAGATCCGCGTTATTGTTGGTGTACCCAATAACCAGTTGCTTGCCATCGGCTCATCCAACACCACCGCCGCCGCCTGGATCAATCGCAATGTCGTGGCATTTTACCCGGAAACTTTAATCACCGGCGTTACAGTCGGCGATGAGGTTTTAACCACCATCCCATCCTCTGCTCCCCTTCTTGTCCCGGCGATTCAGTCCCTCTACAGTGCCCTAGTGGCTTCCAATCTCCAAAACAAGATCAAAATTTCGACTACCCATGCCGCATCTATTATACTCGACCCATTTCCCCCATCTCAGGccttctttaaccaatccctcaCATCGGTGATGCTACCCCTGCTTCAATTCCTGTCGACAACCGGTTCTCCTCTCATGATGAATCTGTATCCGTACTACGTGTTTATGGAGAACAAAGGGGTGGTGCCCCTGGACAGTACCCTGTTCAAGCCCTTGACGCCGTCCAAGGAGATGGTCGACCCTAATACCCTGCTTCACTATACCAATGTGCTGGACGCCATGATCGACGGGGCGTACTTCTCCATGAAGAACCTGAACATCACGAATGTGGAGGTTCTGGTGACGGAGACTGGGTGGCCGTCGAAGGGGGATTCCAAGGAACCTTACGCTACCATCGACAACGCAGACACCTATAATTCGAATCTGATAAAGCATGTGTTCGACCGCGGTGGAACGCCTCTGCATCCGGAAGTAACCTCGAGCATGTACCTATACGAGCTGTTCAACGAGGACCTGAGAGCGCCACCGGTGTCGGAGGCGAATTGGGGGTTGTTCTACGGTAACGGGTCGGCTGTGTATGTGCTTCATGTTTCGGGGAGTGGGACTTTCTTGGCGAACGATACGACGAACCAGACATACTGTGTGGTGATGGATAATGTGGATGCGAAGACATTGCAGGCGGCTCTGGATTGGGCGTGTGGTCCTGGGAGGGCTAATTGCTCCGAGATACAGCCTGGGGAGGCCTGTTATGACCCCAACAATGTGAAGAACCACGCTTCCTATGCCTTCGATAGCTACTACCAGAATCAGGGGAAGGCTTCAGGGTCTTGCGATTTCAAGGGCGTTGCTATGATCACCACCACTGACCCAA GTCATGGGAGCTGTATTTTTCCTGGAAG TAAGAAGGTAAGCAACAAGACAAAAGCTGTAAGCAGTGGGAACACCACGGACACAAGTGGTGCAGAGATGTTAAGATGGTCTTTCATCAAAAGGGGTGAGAGCTTATCAACTTCTCTGTTGGGTTTATTGGTTCCCTTGTTAtttatcatcttcttcatctacgACGGCACCACCACAACTACCATAATCATGGGGTGA
- the LOC122640900 gene encoding uncharacterized protein LOC122640900, producing MAWACSKCTFLNPPSQTLSCQICQSSSSLNPSSSSPSLSPLTWSCKACTFSNKFGSTSCEICGTRQKASFLSRLEDFDSLGSDDELGSEVGSVFLPLQPCKRKNQDTVEIGDSFSELGKFRGEKSSRQSETVSVDINQDARVSTLKVLSYNVWFREDLEMHKRMKALGDLIQQHSPDLICFQEVTPNIYDIFQHASWWKVYTCSVPSEMANTRPYFCMQLSKLPIKSFSCKPFRNSIMGRELCVAEIEVGMGKPLILATSHLESPSPAPPKWDQMFSKERVVQAKEAINLLKDAPNVIFGGDMNWDDKLDGEFPLPEGWVDAWVEQRRGENGWTYDTKSNRMLSGNRTLQKRLDRFLCKLSDFKISAVDMIGMEAIPGLTYSKEKKVRKELQTLVLPVLPSDHYGLLLTISN from the exons ATGGCTTGGGCTTGCTCGAAGTGCACCTTCCTTAATCCTCCATCACAAACATTATCGTGCCAAATttgtcaatcttcttcttctttaaatccATCATCCTCCTCGCCTTCTCTTTCACCATTAACATGGTCTTGCAAGGCGTGTACTTTCTCCAACAAATTTGGCAGTACTAGCTGCGAAATATGCGGTACCAGACAAAAGGCTTCTTTCCTATCGAGATTAGAGGATTTTGATTCTCTAGGATCAGATGATGAATTGGGTTCCGAAGTGGGTTCTGTTTTCTTACCCTTGCAGCCCTGTAAGAGGAAAAATCAGGACACAGTTGAGATTGGTGATAGCTTTAGTGAATTGGGTAAGTTCCGAGGAGAAAAATCGTCTAGGCAATCAGAAACCGTCTCAG TGGACATAAATCAGGATGCTCGTGTTAGTACATTAAAGGTTTTGAGTTATAATGTTTGGTTCCGAGAAGACCTGGAGATGCATAAGAGGATGAAAGCACTTGGGGATCTCATTCAACAGCATTCCCCGGACCTCATCTGTTTCCAG GAAGTCACACCCAATATCTATGACATTTTTCAGCATGCAAGCTGGTGGAAAGTTTACACTTGTTCAGTCCCAAGTGAGATGGCAAACACAAGACCATATTTCTGCATGCAG TTAAGTAAACTACCCATAAAATCCTTCAGCTGTAAACCCTTCAGAAACTCTATAATGGGAAGAGAACTTTGTGTGGCTGAGATTGAAGTTGGGATGGGCAAACCCTTGATTCTTGCTACTAGTCACCTTGAGAGTCCCAGCCCTGCACCTCCTAAATGGGACCAGATGTTCAGCAAGGAGCGTGTTGTTCAGGCAAAAGAGGCAATTAACCTTCTCAAGGATGCTCCGAATGTAATATTTGGTGGTGACATGAACTGGGATGACAAGTTGGATGGTGAATTTCCCTTACCTGAAGGGTGGGTGGATGCTTGGGTGGAACAAAGGCGTGGGGAGAATGGATGGACATATGATACCAAGTCCAACCGGATGCTGTCTGGTAACAGGACACTGCAGAAGCGATTAGACCGATTTTTGTGCAAGTTAAGTGATTTTAAAATAAGTGCAGTTGATATGATAGGGATGGAAGCAATACCAGGACTGACTTATTCTAAGGAGAAAAAAGTGAGGAAAGAATTGCAGACATTGGTGCTCCCTGTTTTGCCTAGTGACCATTATGGCTTACTCTTAACAATCAGCAACTAG